The Sphingorhabdus sp. YGSMI21 genome contains a region encoding:
- a CDS encoding transporter — translation MFAAAAGEILPDLKHAGSPVAVLVGGALGGVLMLAIRRLGEQREGALALTTLIGADLFADGLVLGIGFVAALQSGLLLTIALSLEVLFIGVALALGLAARGWRTGKLLPTVTAVGLLLPLGALAGRAAAVLPAPLLTGLFSFGLIALLYLVTEELLLEAHEAPDGPFVTSMFFGGFLLLLMLEQAMVAYVYCQVGFGDGTTSKEPFSHFTPGSRVRNRS, via the coding sequence GTGTTTGCAGCGGCGGCAGGCGAGATCCTTCCCGATCTCAAGCACGCCGGTTCTCCTGTCGCAGTTCTCGTGGGTGGAGCGCTTGGCGGCGTGCTCATGCTGGCGATTAGGCGATTGGGAGAACAGCGCGAAGGCGCGCTTGCGCTTACCACTCTCATCGGGGCCGATCTATTCGCCGACGGCCTAGTGCTGGGAATCGGCTTCGTCGCAGCCCTGCAGTCCGGTCTTTTGCTTACTATCGCACTATCATTAGAGGTTTTATTTATCGGCGTCGCCCTCGCGCTCGGACTTGCCGCGCGCGGTTGGCGTACCGGCAAGCTCCTGCCAACGGTGACTGCCGTCGGATTGCTTCTGCCACTTGGTGCCTTGGCCGGAAGAGCCGCCGCCGTCCTGCCCGCCCCGTTGCTGACAGGGCTGTTCTCTTTCGGACTCATCGCGTTGCTCTATCTGGTGACCGAGGAACTATTGTTGGAAGCGCACGAGGCACCCGACGGGCCTTTTGTCACATCAATGTTCTTCGGCGGCTTTCTCCTGCTTCTGATGCTAGAACAGGCGATGGTAGCCTACGTATATTGTCAGGTCGGTTTTGGCGACGGAACGACGAGCAAAGAGCCGTTTTCCCACTTCACGCCAGGATCGCGGGTACGAAACCGTAGCTAA